From one Microlunatus sp. Gsoil 973 genomic stretch:
- a CDS encoding ABC transporter ATP-binding protein, translating to MNDNEQPSGLTLTGVGKILGGRTIVDDLDLWVGKGELVCLLGPSGCGKTTTLRMIAGFLTPDVGTITIDGADVTGVPPEKRPTAMVFQNYALWPHMTVFENVAYPLKLRRTPRNEITARVHEMLELVNLMHHEKSRPARISGGEQQRVALARALVQRPAVLLLDEPLSNLDAKLRVRVREDIREIQQRLGITTVIVTHDQDEALSISDRVAVMNAGRIEQYSTPTVLYRSPATRFVGGFVGAMNTIRAELRTGADGPVAVVGGAGLPIESASATTSGSGILGVRPENVLLGAKSDGAGATIVRAIPRGHFTEVVVQLIADTEEPVELRSYIDDRSPVAALGAGDQVGVRLHSVLPYDENGVLR from the coding sequence GTGAATGACAACGAGCAGCCGTCCGGCCTGACGCTGACCGGCGTCGGCAAGATCCTCGGCGGCCGGACGATCGTCGACGACCTCGATCTTTGGGTCGGCAAGGGCGAGTTGGTCTGCCTGTTGGGTCCGTCGGGATGTGGCAAGACGACAACGCTGCGGATGATCGCGGGTTTCCTGACGCCGGATGTCGGAACGATCACCATCGACGGCGCCGACGTCACCGGCGTTCCGCCGGAGAAGCGGCCCACCGCAATGGTCTTTCAGAACTACGCACTGTGGCCGCACATGACGGTCTTCGAGAACGTCGCCTATCCGTTGAAGTTGCGCCGCACGCCGAGGAACGAGATCACCGCACGGGTGCACGAGATGCTCGAACTGGTCAATCTGATGCACCACGAGAAGAGCAGACCAGCCCGGATCTCCGGCGGCGAGCAGCAGCGCGTCGCGCTCGCCCGGGCTCTGGTGCAGCGGCCGGCGGTGCTGCTGCTGGACGAACCGCTGTCCAACCTGGACGCCAAACTGCGGGTGCGGGTCCGCGAGGACATCCGAGAGATCCAGCAGCGGCTCGGTATCACCACAGTGATTGTCACCCACGACCAGGACGAGGCATTGAGCATCTCCGACCGGGTCGCGGTGATGAACGCCGGCCGCATCGAGCAGTACTCGACGCCGACCGTGCTCTACCGATCTCCGGCCACCCGGTTCGTCGGTGGCTTCGTCGGGGCGATGAACACCATCCGGGCCGAGTTGCGGACCGGGGCCGACGGACCGGTCGCCGTTGTCGGAGGAGCCGGGCTGCCGATCGAGTCGGCCTCGGCGACAACCTCCGGTTCGGGAATTCTCGGCGTGCGCCCGGAGAACGTGCTGCTCGGCGCCAAGTCCGACGGCGCCGGCGCAACGATCGTCAGGGCCATCCCCCGCGGTCATTTCACCGAGGTCGTCGTGCAGCTCATCGCCGACACCGAGGAGCCGGTCGAACTGCGCTCCTACATCGACGACCGGTCACCGGTCGCGGCGCTCGGCGCAGGCGATCAGGTCGGCGTGCGGCTGCACAGCGTGCTGCCCTATGACGAGAACGGCGTTCTCAGATGA
- a CDS encoding ABC transporter permease subunit, whose protein sequence is MSDTSTRIESPTGTPTGSTTGPRVGSRAASRIDSRSESRRRIGGLLMASPPIIVVAVFVGFPILVAMAYSFGHIGGLNRTIATIARGQHTVGSWHSLTFGAYRDVFTDERFRHDLGVTVIVTLVSTLAVTVLAWVIAIYLRTTPEGARFRSGVAKLISGLAVVPMFIPVVIASWAMLTFYAADGFVRSFCAELGFQGPTWGYTMVCVGIGLVWTHLPFATLMIASGVQSVPDSLIEAARDSGAGLLTIVRTVIAPLTLVPTVIALTFTAIGTLGAFTVPLLHRAERAEHARCGHGVLLPLLQPATTVGCDGGRRVRGRRRLRGLLRVGELPLRQGFGEGLMQRSTGGLVAGVARQVLMVIFIVALLTFIVGPLVWLAIRAFATSWTYPKLLPDGWTLQWFGKVLDDPQLFSSIRLSIAFAITTLIVSSVICLPAAYAFSRFEFPGRRVFLIGLFATNAFPKTGLYVALAALFYAFNLMSTFGGVVLVHLLGTIVFMTWIPAAAFASVPRSLEEAARDAGAGRFRVFFSITLPMALPGILVALIMSFLASFDEAQGTYLVGAPTFYTMPTEMYSLVLNYPRQVAAVFSILLSIPSVVLLMLVRKHVMGGQLAEGFQIR, encoded by the coding sequence ATGTCCGACACCAGTACCCGGATCGAATCGCCGACCGGAACGCCCACCGGATCCACAACGGGTCCCCGGGTCGGATCACGGGCCGCATCGCGGATCGATTCCCGGTCCGAGTCGCGCCGGCGGATCGGCGGGCTGCTGATGGCCAGCCCGCCGATCATCGTCGTCGCCGTCTTCGTCGGTTTCCCGATCCTGGTGGCCATGGCCTACAGCTTCGGCCACATCGGCGGGCTGAACCGGACCATCGCGACCATCGCCCGCGGCCAGCACACGGTTGGTTCCTGGCACAGCCTGACGTTCGGCGCCTATCGCGACGTCTTCACCGACGAACGGTTCCGTCACGACCTCGGCGTGACAGTGATCGTCACCCTGGTCTCCACCCTCGCGGTGACCGTACTGGCCTGGGTGATCGCCATCTATCTCCGCACGACACCGGAGGGCGCCCGCTTCCGGTCCGGGGTCGCGAAGTTGATCTCCGGGCTGGCCGTTGTACCGATGTTCATTCCGGTGGTGATCGCGTCGTGGGCGATGCTCACCTTCTATGCCGCCGACGGTTTCGTCCGGTCGTTCTGTGCCGAGTTGGGATTCCAGGGTCCGACCTGGGGCTACACGATGGTCTGCGTCGGTATCGGCCTGGTCTGGACTCATCTGCCGTTCGCCACGCTGATGATCGCCTCGGGAGTGCAGAGCGTTCCGGACTCGTTGATCGAGGCGGCCCGGGACTCCGGTGCCGGGTTGCTGACCATCGTTCGTACGGTGATCGCGCCGTTGACCCTGGTGCCGACCGTCATCGCCCTGACGTTCACGGCCATCGGCACCCTGGGCGCCTTCACGGTCCCCCTACTTCACCGGGCCGAACGCGCCGAGCATGCTCGGTGTGGACATGGTGTCCTACTTCCGCTCCTTCAACCGGCCACAACAGTCGGTTGTGATGGCGGTCGTCGTGTTCGCGGTCGCCGCCGTCTTCGGGGCCTTCTACGTGTGGGCGAACTTCCGCTCCGCCAAGGATTCGGGGAGGGTCTGATGCAGCGATCCACGGGCGGGTTGGTTGCCGGCGTGGCCCGTCAGGTGCTGATGGTGATCTTCATCGTCGCCCTGCTGACCTTCATCGTCGGCCCCCTGGTGTGGCTGGCGATCAGGGCCTTCGCGACGAGCTGGACCTATCCGAAACTGCTCCCGGACGGTTGGACGCTGCAGTGGTTCGGGAAGGTGCTCGACGATCCCCAACTGTTCTCCTCGATCCGGCTCAGCATCGCCTTCGCGATCACCACCTTGATCGTGTCCAGTGTGATCTGTCTGCCCGCCGCGTACGCCTTCTCACGGTTCGAGTTCCCCGGCCGGCGGGTCTTCCTGATCGGGTTGTTCGCTACCAACGCCTTCCCCAAGACCGGCCTGTACGTCGCTCTGGCGGCGCTGTTCTACGCGTTCAACCTGATGAGCACGTTCGGCGGCGTCGTCCTGGTCCATCTGCTCGGCACGATCGTGTTCATGACGTGGATCCCGGCCGCGGCGTTCGCGTCGGTGCCCAGGAGTCTGGAGGAGGCGGCCCGCGATGCAGGCGCCGGACGGTTCCGGGTGTTCTTCTCCATCACCCTTCCGATGGCGCTGCCCGGCATCCTGGTTGCGTTGATCATGAGCTTCCTGGCGTCCTTCGACGAGGCGCAGGGCACGTATCTGGTCGGAGCACCGACCTTCTACACCATGCCGACCGAGATGTATTCCCTGGTGCTCAACTATCCGCGGCAGGTGGCGGCTGTGTTCTCGATCCTGTTGTCGATACCGTCGGTTGTGTTGTTGATGTTGGTCCGCAAGCACGTGATGGGCGGACAGTTGGCAGAAGGGTTCCAGATCCGGTGA
- a CDS encoding extracellular solute-binding protein, producing MDRRRFIGFGAAAAGAAALSACQGNGPGAATGNQGGGTEGGGANTLVVYCGADTNIQDLWTKTLIPGFKKATGIGVKFQFDLHGQNSDQVLNRIAAATQQKKDPGIDFVESMGQQAGAANLLGDPTGKVANLSEIPSDVLDTVSKNAIPYRGSSVLLAYLPSKVPDPPKSLDDLLAWIKAHPGQFAYNSPDTGGAGDSFVQTVLTKYLSPDTLKKMQTGYHKDLEGQWDKGFQTLAGLNKSMYQKGVYPNGNNGTLELLLQKQISMCPAWSDQFISGRESGVVPEEAKALQITDPSFTGGATQCGVLSASKKQDLGFKLANWLLDPEQQAAIATAIAGFPAIPMAKLPSKVQSEFADADPGNLRPGFNSDMDSDMKSLWQQKVPGH from the coding sequence ATGGACCGCCGAAGGTTCATCGGATTCGGAGCCGCAGCAGCCGGCGCAGCAGCCCTCTCCGCGTGTCAGGGCAACGGTCCGGGAGCGGCCACCGGCAACCAGGGCGGCGGCACCGAGGGCGGCGGCGCAAACACGCTCGTCGTCTACTGCGGCGCCGACACCAACATCCAGGACCTGTGGACCAAAACGCTGATTCCCGGGTTCAAGAAGGCCACCGGCATCGGCGTCAAGTTCCAGTTCGATCTGCACGGGCAGAACTCCGATCAGGTGCTCAACCGGATCGCCGCCGCAACACAGCAGAAGAAGGACCCCGGCATCGACTTCGTCGAGTCGATGGGACAGCAGGCCGGCGCCGCCAACCTGTTGGGCGACCCGACAGGCAAGGTCGCCAATCTCTCCGAGATCCCCTCCGACGTGCTGGACACGGTGTCGAAGAACGCGATCCCGTATCGCGGCTCCTCAGTGCTGCTGGCCTACCTGCCGTCGAAGGTGCCCGATCCGCCGAAGTCGCTGGACGACCTGCTGGCCTGGATCAAGGCCCACCCCGGACAGTTCGCGTACAACTCGCCCGACACCGGCGGCGCCGGCGACTCCTTCGTCCAGACGGTGCTGACCAAGTACCTCTCGCCCGACACACTGAAGAAGATGCAGACCGGCTATCACAAGGATCTGGAAGGCCAGTGGGACAAGGGCTTCCAGACCCTGGCCGGGCTCAACAAGTCGATGTATCAGAAGGGCGTCTATCCCAACGGCAACAACGGCACCCTTGAGTTGTTGCTGCAGAAGCAGATCTCGATGTGCCCGGCGTGGTCCGACCAGTTCATCAGCGGACGCGAGTCCGGTGTCGTCCCCGAAGAGGCGAAGGCGTTGCAGATCACCGACCCCAGCTTCACGGGCGGCGCGACCCAATGCGGTGTGCTGTCGGCCTCGAAGAAGCAGGACCTCGGATTCAAGCTGGCCAACTGGCTGCTGGACCCCGAACAGCAGGCCGCCATCGCAACAGCGATCGCAGGCTTCCCGGCCATCCCGATGGCGAAGCTGCCGTCCAAGGTCCAATCGGAGTTCGCCGACGCCGACCCGGGCAACCTGCGGCCGGGTTTCAACTCCGACATGGATTCGGACATGAAGAGCCTCTGGCAGCAGAAGGTTCCCGGACACTGA
- the ndk gene encoding nucleoside-diphosphate kinase, with protein sequence MSASGATQRSFVLLKPDAVRRGLLGAVISRFEAKGLRIVALQLRQVDGELADQHYAEHVDKDFYPPLRDFVTSGPSVAMIVEGDQAIEVVRALNGATDGRKAAPGTIRGDYSLSNRENLVHGSDSPESAAREIKLWFPDLAD encoded by the coding sequence ATGAGTGCATCCGGTGCCACCCAGCGATCCTTCGTCCTGCTGAAGCCCGACGCCGTACGCCGTGGGCTGCTCGGAGCCGTCATCTCCCGGTTCGAGGCGAAGGGCCTGAGGATCGTTGCACTCCAGTTGCGGCAGGTCGACGGCGAGCTCGCCGATCAGCACTACGCCGAACACGTCGACAAGGACTTCTACCCGCCGCTCCGCGACTTCGTGACCAGCGGTCCGTCCGTCGCGATGATCGTCGAGGGTGACCAGGCCATCGAGGTGGTCCGTGCCCTCAACGGGGCTACTGACGGGCGGAAGGCCGCTCCCGGCACGATCCGCGGCGACTACTCGTTGTCCAACCGGGAGAACCTGGTGCACGGTTCGGACTCGCCGGAGTCCGCGGCCCGCGAGATCAAGCTCTGGTTCCCTGACCTGGCCGACTGA
- a CDS encoding sensor histidine kinase has product MARVVADVGRPARIASDQGNSGPMRQGGRWRTLLWANEGTGVGRHMPTSSLIFDCVVAALFFACGSAFLPLFMPQAQLIDGVFVGLVTLPLMIRRRLPRTSFVMILVFATAQSWWLRPIGMHDAGLLFALYSVVGYTNRRTGLVAAALIAIPTLSGALNDWWNFIDEHLVHDPGVFTRVSTTAGMTILAFIAWASGEGLRSSRLLRDALVDRAAQLEREREQQAKLAASAERARIAREMHDVIAHALSVMIAQADGGAYVIDQDPAEAKAALERISGTGRDSLTQMRGLLGLLRTDDGSGDQPATPQPGLADLPRLIDEAGRTGLRITLRQTGIEQPLPQMIGLTVYRLVQESLTNARKHGGDHVTIELDRRSDGVDLRVINDLAPRSKRLQTGPEPGHGLHGMQERVAAVRGRLTAEPTGEGFLVHAWLPHTNEGDGGRRDDQDLSG; this is encoded by the coding sequence ATGGCGCGCGTGGTTGCGGATGTCGGTAGACCCGCCAGGATTGCTTCGGACCAGGGCAACTCCGGGCCGATGAGGCAGGGTGGCCGGTGGCGGACGCTGCTCTGGGCCAACGAGGGCACCGGGGTCGGCCGCCACATGCCCACCAGCAGCCTCATCTTCGACTGCGTCGTCGCCGCCCTGTTCTTCGCCTGCGGATCGGCCTTCCTGCCGCTCTTCATGCCCCAGGCCCAACTCATCGACGGCGTTTTCGTCGGCCTGGTGACCCTGCCACTGATGATCCGACGCCGGCTCCCGCGTACCTCCTTCGTGATGATCCTGGTCTTCGCGACGGCGCAGTCCTGGTGGTTGAGGCCGATCGGGATGCACGACGCCGGGCTGCTCTTCGCGCTCTACTCGGTGGTCGGTTACACCAATCGTCGGACCGGGCTGGTCGCCGCAGCGCTGATCGCCATACCGACGCTGTCCGGCGCGCTCAACGACTGGTGGAACTTCATCGACGAGCACCTGGTCCACGACCCGGGGGTCTTCACTCGGGTCTCGACAACGGCCGGAATGACGATCCTGGCGTTCATCGCCTGGGCGTCGGGTGAGGGCTTGCGGTCCTCCCGGCTGCTGCGTGACGCGCTGGTCGACCGGGCCGCGCAACTGGAACGGGAACGTGAACAACAGGCCAAGCTGGCGGCGTCGGCGGAACGGGCCAGGATCGCCCGCGAGATGCACGACGTGATCGCCCACGCGCTGTCGGTGATGATCGCCCAGGCCGACGGCGGCGCGTACGTGATCGACCAGGACCCGGCTGAGGCGAAAGCCGCCCTGGAAAGGATCTCCGGGACCGGACGTGACTCCCTGACCCAGATGCGCGGGCTGCTCGGCCTGCTGCGGACCGACGACGGCTCCGGTGACCAGCCGGCGACCCCACAGCCCGGGCTCGCCGACCTGCCCCGGTTGATCGACGAGGCGGGACGGACCGGTTTGCGGATCACCCTGCGTCAGACCGGGATCGAACAGCCGCTTCCACAGATGATCGGACTGACGGTCTATAGGCTGGTGCAGGAATCCTTGACCAACGCGCGCAAACACGGCGGCGACCACGTCACGATCGAGCTGGATCGCCGGAGCGATGGTGTCGATCTCCGGGTGATCAACGACCTGGCGCCACGCAGCAAGAGGCTGCAGACCGGGCCCGAGCCCGGTCACGGCCTGCACGGGATGCAGGAGAGGGTGGCGGCCGTCAGGGGGCGACTGACCGCCGAGCCGACCGGCGAAGGCTTCCTGGTGCACGCCTGGTTGCCGCATACTAACGAGGGGGACGGAGGACGACGTGACGATCAGGATCTATCTGGTTGA
- a CDS encoding response regulator transcription factor, translated as MTIRIYLVDDQELVRAGFAMVIGSQPDMEIVGQAGNGAEAVEQLTSIEADVVIMDVRMPKLDGVAATKIITDRSPEKPRVIVLTTFDLDEHAFAALRAGAAGFLLKDTPPDRLLESIRTVHAGDSVIAPSTTKRLIERFVDEVPDPVEGESPVLAGLTEREREVMLEIANGLSNSEIAAKFFVSEATVKTHVGRILAKTGLRDRVALVVLAYRTGLVRPAHT; from the coding sequence GTGACGATCAGGATCTATCTGGTTGATGATCAAGAGCTGGTGCGCGCCGGTTTCGCGATGGTGATCGGATCGCAACCCGACATGGAGATCGTCGGGCAGGCCGGCAACGGTGCCGAAGCGGTCGAGCAGCTGACCTCGATCGAGGCCGATGTGGTGATCATGGACGTCCGGATGCCGAAACTCGACGGTGTTGCCGCGACCAAGATCATCACCGATCGGTCGCCGGAGAAGCCGCGAGTGATCGTGCTCACCACCTTCGATCTCGACGAACACGCGTTCGCCGCGTTGCGCGCCGGCGCCGCAGGCTTCCTGTTGAAGGACACCCCGCCGGACCGGCTGCTGGAGTCGATCCGCACGGTGCACGCCGGTGATTCGGTGATCGCGCCGAGCACGACCAAGCGGCTCATCGAACGGTTCGTCGACGAGGTGCCCGACCCGGTCGAGGGCGAGTCGCCGGTGCTCGCCGGGCTGACCGAACGGGAGCGTGAGGTGATGCTGGAGATCGCCAACGGTCTGAGCAACTCCGAGATCGCGGCGAAGTTCTTCGTCAGCGAGGCGACCGTGAAGACCCACGTCGGCCGGATCCTGGCCAAGACAGGGTTGCGTGACCGGGTCGCTCTTGTCGTACTTGCCTACCGGACGGGCCTGGTCCGACCTGCACACACCTGA
- a CDS encoding pyridoxamine 5'-phosphate oxidase family protein, with amino-acid sequence MTTFAETGFAETGYTEITSVEALEDLIGTPLPRVRDKERDRLHELDVEWLAAAPFCVISTSDAEGNCDASPKGDPAGQLAHVIDDRTIAIGERPGNKRADGYRNILTNPHVGLLFLIPGRGDTLRINGRARLVADAPFFDEMVVKGHRPQLAILVQIDTIYHHCAKAFLRSGLWKPQTWNPEAVPSRARIAKAMERQDEDLADIERYYSEAEYAKKLYD; translated from the coding sequence GTGACCACATTCGCCGAGACCGGTTTCGCCGAGACCGGTTACACCGAGATCACCTCCGTCGAAGCGCTGGAGGACCTGATCGGCACGCCGCTGCCGCGGGTCCGCGACAAGGAACGCGACCGGCTCCACGAACTCGACGTGGAATGGCTGGCAGCAGCACCGTTCTGCGTGATCTCGACCAGCGATGCCGAAGGCAACTGCGACGCCTCGCCCAAGGGTGATCCCGCCGGCCAGTTGGCCCACGTGATCGACGACCGCACCATCGCGATCGGTGAGCGTCCGGGCAACAAGCGCGCCGACGGCTATCGCAACATCCTGACCAACCCCCACGTCGGCCTGCTGTTCCTGATACCCGGGCGTGGTGACACGCTGCGGATCAACGGCCGCGCGCGGCTGGTCGCGGATGCACCGTTCTTCGACGAGATGGTCGTCAAGGGTCATCGACCGCAGCTGGCGATCCTCGTGCAGATCGACACCATCTATCACCATTGCGCGAAGGCCTTCCTGCGATCGGGGCTGTGGAAACCACAGACCTGGAATCCGGAGGCGGTTCCGAGCCGGGCCCGCATCGCCAAGGCCATGGAACGCCAGGACGAGGACCTCGCCGACATCGAGCGCTACTACTCCGAGGCCGAGTACGCCAAGAAGCTCTACGACTGA
- a CDS encoding TIGR03936 family radical SAM-associated protein codes for MLAVARRQPEQQAPPVQRLRIRYAKRGRLRFTSHRDFGRAFERALRRAGIPMAYSSGFSPHPRISYATASPTGAASEAEYLEIALADVCVPDLVAEELDRALPAGLDVLAVVEADPGSLADQLTASRWQIDLTDSDPAVVARAVEEFLAVDEAITERMTKNGLRSFDARESVVRMTASGTRIEVTTRHLTPLVRPDDLLSAMSRSTPGFAPADPLITRVKQGQLDDSGGFVEPF; via the coding sequence GTGCTCGCCGTGGCACGTCGACAACCCGAGCAGCAGGCACCACCGGTGCAGCGGCTGCGCATCCGGTACGCCAAGCGTGGCCGGTTGCGGTTCACCAGCCACCGCGACTTCGGCCGGGCGTTCGAACGTGCCCTACGCCGGGCGGGGATTCCGATGGCGTACTCATCGGGCTTCTCGCCGCATCCACGGATCTCCTACGCCACGGCTTCGCCGACCGGGGCGGCGAGCGAGGCGGAGTACCTGGAGATCGCCCTGGCCGATGTGTGCGTGCCCGACCTGGTCGCCGAAGAACTCGACCGTGCGCTGCCCGCCGGCCTGGACGTGCTGGCCGTCGTCGAGGCCGACCCGGGATCACTGGCCGACCAGCTGACGGCCTCCCGATGGCAGATCGACCTCACCGACAGCGACCCCGCTGTGGTCGCTCGGGCGGTCGAGGAGTTCCTGGCCGTGGACGAGGCGATCACCGAGCGGATGACCAAGAACGGCCTGCGCAGCTTCGATGCGCGGGAGTCGGTCGTCCGGATGACCGCCTCCGGCACCCGCATCGAGGTCACCACCCGGCACCTGACGCCGTTGGTACGCCCTGACGACCTGCTGTCCGCAATGAGCCGGAGCACCCCGGGATTCGCGCCTGCCGACCCGCTGATCACGCGGGTCAAGCAGGGGCAACTGGACGATTCCGGCGGGTTCGTCGAACCGTTCTGA